The genomic DNA CCCTTCTGGAGAAACGCGCCGCTCCGAACCCAAGCACACCTTCCGCAAAACCCATCGAGCACATTCTTGTTGATACACCGGGACAGATTGAGGTGTTTGTGTGGAGTGCATCTGGTACAATTTTTCTTGAAACCATGGCATCGTCGTTCCCGACTGTTATCGCTTATATCATTGATACCCCCCGGACCAGCTCGACGAGTACCTTTATGAGTAACATGCTCTACGCCTGCAGTATCCTGTACAAGACCAAGTTGCCGATGATCCTCGTGTTCAATAAGACAGATGTGCAAGATGCGGAATTTGCAAAGGAGTGGATGACCGACTTTGACGCCTTCCAGCAGGCTCTacgagaggaagaggagactGGCGCGTTCGGAACGGAAGGCGGTGCTGGAGGATTTGGTGCTGGGAGTGGATACATGGGGTCACTGCTTAATAGCATGAGTCTGATGCTGGAGGAGTTCTATCGCCATTTGAGTGTTGTTGGTGTGAGCTCCATGACAGGcgatggtgttgaggattTCTTTAAGGCCGTGGAAGAGAAGCGCCAGGAGTTCGAGCGCGATTACAAGCCAGAACTAGAAcgcaagaagaaagagcGTGAGGAAGCGCAAGCAAACCGGCGAGAGGAGGAATTGGGCAAGTTGATGAAGGATATGAATATGTCTGGGCCGAGCGGGCAACGGCGGTTTCAGGACACTGAGCCGGAGACTGTTAgcgaggctgaggaggaggaggaggaggatgcaaAGGCTGAAgtggaggatgatgacgatacGGATGATGAAAGTGCGGGTGCTCCTCGCGCTGGAGACGATGATGGGATCTCGCAGCGGTACAGGAGCGCACTTTCAGACTCGCAGAAAGGCCCTGACCATGAAGATTACAGCTTTACCAGATACCTGCGTGCTAATAACATCAATGGGTGATGGTGATAGTTGGACTCGGAGTTTCGAATTAAATGATGTTACGGTTTATCGATCGATATCTTTCTTGCATTCAATCCAGACACTATTACTTTGCTCTCTGAATAGTTCAACACACATTTGTCTATAAAATACAGCAATAGCATTAATTAGTTATTATGGTCATCTTAGAAAAAATTGTgcaaacaaagcaaacattCATGATGTCATCGAGAATGCCCGGCGATGTTATCATATCAACGTCTCCAGAGCTGACACTGATCCATCTTGTTGGATTTCGCTATATTAAACGGACTGTGTCCCCCGAGGAACCATTTGAAAATATCTGCAACCATTCAATTGTCTACTTGTGACAATATACAATCACAACATTATGGATGTATGTCTTGTCTTCCTATCTGACCCTCACAATCGAGACGCAAAAGCTGATGACCACAGGTCTTCTACACCTACACCTACACAACAGCAGGATGGCTCTCCATACAGAGCGCAGCTCTAACACTAGCACCGCAAATAATCATTACCTCACTGCTGGATGAAACCCGCCCCCCAACTCGTGAGTCGAACCGAATCCCAAGATCTGCCAGGCTAGCTATCTGACACCCCACAGCACTAGAGATCTACTTCGCCCGCACCCTCGGCTTCTCCCTCCTCACTCTCGCCGTCCTAGTCGTCATGTTAACCGGCTCTGTCCCCCTATCCACCACAGTCACCGAAGCTGTGACAACCGACGAATCAGACCCCAAAGCACCCTACGCCGTCCCCACGCTCATGGTGTCCACGGTGTTCCAAGGAGTCTGCGCATTCTATGCATACACCTGGTATACTTTTAACGGACAGGCTGCGTTTGCGATTGGGGTGCTGGGGTATGCGCTTGTGGCGAGTATTGGGCTTTGGTGTCTTCTTTTTGCGAGCAGTCATGGGAAGATCAGTCGGAAGACGGGGGCTGATAAGAGGACGACAGGGTTTCCGTTTTCGAATCGCGAGGCAGAGAGGAAGCATACTGGTAAGAGCTCCTGATTGAGCTTGGATTGGATGTGGTGGGATGGCCATGTATCCTAGATGAGGTCGGATTAGTCCGGTCATTGCGAAGTGAACTGTGACATAGCATGTATAATAACGACTTGATGTTTCTAAAAAGAATATGACTGGATGCAAAGCTGAATCCAGTCATTAATCTAAATCCTAACATCTCCCTCGTATTCATGCCGTGCATTGCATACTCGACCGTCTCGTGATATCACGTGCCTCGGTGCAACTTCAACCTCCCTCCCCAGATTGTCAGCATCTCGACAGTGACTCAGGTATACCCACAGAGTGCCCCAATGCAAGGCTGACCAGCTTCGAGCTACTTGCCCAGGATGCAACATTTCGCGCTTCCCTGTCATTACTGCATCTGCTGATTCGCCCATCATCCTTCCTGCTGAGAGTTTGCCCTGCCAAATCAGTACTTTCAGCTACATAGCAAACATGTCACGATGTACCTGAGGTCGTTCTCGAATCGAGTTCGACTTCTACTGTCGCTTATTTGACGCCTGATACCCTGGCATAGACCCTGACGCCAAGGCCAAGAGGCTGCTGGTAATGACAAATGCTGGATATTTCATATTCAAGAAGGTATTTGCTGCTAGCCAGTTGATTCATAGCCTGGTGCGATTGAAAATCCTTTCTTTGCTATGCACGACATCGTCACCGCCATATTCTTAGTCGGAGTCGCCGCTCATT from Aspergillus chevalieri M1 DNA, chromosome 1, nearly complete sequence includes the following:
- a CDS encoding uncharacterized protein (COG:S;~EggNog:ENOG410PP0W;~TransMembrane:4 (i12-34o46-69i90-113o119-142i)), whose product is MDVFYTYTYTTAGWLSIQSAALTLAPQIIITSLLDETRPPTPLEIYFARTLGFSLLTLAVLVVMLTGSVPLSTTVTEAVTTDESDPKAPYAVPTLMVSTVFQGVCAFYAYTWYTFNGQAAFAIGVLGYALVASIGLWCLLFASSHGKISRKTGADKRTTGFPFSNREAERKHTGKSS
- a CDS encoding putative ATP binding protein (BUSCO:EOG09263QH4;~COG:L;~EggNog:ENOG410PFDS;~InterPro:IPR004130,IPR027417,IPR030230;~PFAM:PF03029;~go_function: GO:0003924 - GTPase activity [Evidence IEA]) translates to MATTPVSVVCVGMAGSGKTTFMQRINSYLHSQKNVPYVLNLDPAVYSVPFESNIDIRDSINYKEVMKQYNLGPNGGILTSLNLFATKVDQIIALLEKRAAPNPSTPSAKPIEHILVDTPGQIEVFVWSASGTIFLETMASSFPTVIAYIIDTPRTSSTSTFMSNMLYACSILYKTKLPMILVFNKTDVQDAEFAKEWMTDFDAFQQALREEEETGAFGTEGGAGGFGAGSGYMGSLLNSMSLMLEEFYRHLSVVGVSSMTGDGVEDFFKAVEEKRQEFERDYKPELERKKKEREEAQANRREEELGKLMKDMNMSGPSGQRRFQDTEPETVSEAEEEEEEDAKAEVEDDDDTDDESAGAPRAGDDDGISQRYRSALSDSQKGPDHEDYSFTRYLRANNING